From the genome of Rhinoderma darwinii isolate aRhiDar2 chromosome 1, aRhiDar2.hap1, whole genome shotgun sequence:
AAATCAGAGGCTTTAGGTGTTAATTTACTTGTTACTCAGCTTTCTGCTTTGAAATCTAGTTCTCCTTTTAGGTGGCCTTCAAATGCTATTAAATATCTGGGGATAATGATTTCAGCTGATATGTCCCAACTTTTTTCACTTAATTTTAAGCCTCTTCTTTCAAAAACCCATAAATTTCTTTCCCAACTAAATATCCCTTATGTCTCATGGATAGGACGAAAGAATTTACTTGCAACTTATGTGCACCCACAGATCCTGTACACAATGCAGAGCCTTCCTATTGAGCTTCCATGTAGTTTTTTCAATAGCTTTAAAAGTCTTTTCATTAAATTCTTATGGAATGGGAAACATTCCCGATTGGCTTATAGGCTCCTTACATTTAAAAAGACACAAGGTGGGATGGCATTACCTGACATAAGGACGTATTATGGAGCGGTCCAATTGTCTCGCTGGTCACAATTAGCCAATATGTCTTTAGGGGCTCTTCAATTGAACATGAAAAGAGCGCTCCTCTCAGAGTATTTATCTCACTTGCTATGGGTGAAATTACCGTTACCTTCGAAGAAGGTCTTAATTAGTGTTCTGACTCGAGGGATGCTTAAAGTATGTCAGAGGTCGAGTGCTCTGGCCATGTCTAGTGGAGGTCTCTCCTCACTAGCTCCATTGGCTGTATTGCCACATTGTGTTAGTAAAATGCAAAATGTTTGTTCTTTGATATGGCAGGAACTTAAAAGTTATAGTGTGGCTGAGGTAATCGTGTCTCCAGATTCACCTGATCTGGATGCTCTTATGGCTCAACTTCGGAAAACTTCTCCCACTCCTTCTCTCACTATTGTTAATGTATCTTTTCTACATAAATTCAACTTTGACTCAGTGTGTCGCAAATTTCTGTCTGATAGGCCGGCCTCGTACCCAGATCCCACGTGGCTAGTAAATTATTCTCTTTTACCCAATAATCCATCTAGACCTCTGTCTAAGATACACTCGGGTCTCCTCCTACAGACCATACTTCATTAGAGAGTGGGAATGTGAGTTAGGTATTACTTTATCGCAAAAAGAGATTGACTTTGTACTATCTCATTCACATGGGTTCTCTAGATGTGTGAGGTACCTGGAAAATTCGTATAAATTAGTTACGAGGTGGTATCGTACAGCCGCTTATCTTTATAAAATACATCTTACTTGTACGGATGTCTGTTGGAGATGTGGCCTAGGGACAGAGACGCTTTCTCATATATGGTGGTTTTGCCCTAAAGTTAAGAATTTCTGGAATCAGGTGGAAAAGGCTATTGGCAATATTACAGGGAATAATCTCCTGTTGTCTCCAGAACTGATATTTTTGTGGCTACTGATGAAAGATTTCGTGCCCTCGAAAAAGAACTTGATTACTTTCATGATATCCACTTCAAAACTTCTGATTCCTTTGTACTGGAGGAAGGCGGACCCACCTACGATAGAGTTATGGTGGTCTAAAATGCATCAACTTTATAGACTGGAGGAGTTGGTTGGCTGGAACACTTTCCCAAGGGATAGATTTCTTAAAGTATGGCAACATTGGAGACAATACCTAGAGCAATTACCTAGTTGTGGGGGTAAGGGGACCATAGTTTCTCCTTAGGGGAATAGATATTGGTATTAACATTTACTAAAGACCTTTCTATGTTCTATGTTTAGTATATAATATTCAAAGGATAGatgactatttttattttatctccTCACCACCTGAGAGGTTGTGTACCTTATTATGTGTTTATGATTTTAGTTTTATTTCATTAGGTTATTATTATTTGATATTCTTTAGTTGTACTATATTATCTGGATAACTATATTTAGATGTGATAATTTGGAGGGGGTCCTAGTGGCAAGTTTCCACTCCATATTTCGCATGTCTTtgaattagattattattattttgttcttATGCTGATGTGTTGGGGATTTCTCCCATATGCTTTCAGAAGATGTGTATACTGTTATCTGATTTATGTAAATTCACTgtattgtgagattgttttcacATTGGATGTAAGTTCTTGTTTTGGTTTGTGTGTCAAAACATTTAATAAAAgacaatttataaaaaataaaaaaaataaaaaaaagacaacagACCCATATGAGGTGTCTGTCCTTTCTGTACAAAAAACAACATACCCATATGAGGTGTCTGTCCTTCCTGTATAAAAGTCGAAAGAACCATATGAGGTGTCTGTCCTTCCTGTATAAAAGATGACAGAACCGTTTGAGGTGTCTGTActtcctgtataaaaaaaacaacagacccAAATGAGGTGTCTGTCCTTCCTGTATAAAAGACAACAGACCCATATGAGGTGTCTGTCCTTCCTGTATAAAAGCCAATAGACCCATATGAGGTGTCTGTCCTTTCTGTATAAAAAACAACAGACCCATATGAGGTGTCTGTCCTTCCTGTATAAAAGACAACAGACCCATATGGGGTGTCTGTCCTTCCTGTATAAAAACAACAGACCTAATAGAGGTGTCTACCctttctgtataaaaaaaacaacagacccATATGAGGTGTCTGTCCTTCCTGCataaaagacaacagaaccatatGAGGTGTCTGTCtttcctgtataaaaaaaacaacagacccATATGAGGTGTCTGTCCTTTCCGTATAAAAAACAACAGACCCATATGAGGTGTCTGTCctttctgtataaaaaaaaaactacaaacccATATGAGGTGTCTGTCCTTCCTCCataaaagacaacagaaccatatGTGGTGTCCCTCCGTCCCATCCGGAAGAAGTTGAATGCAAGAACATGACTGATGGCTTTTAAAGATATCCAACATTTATCTCCGACAtgtttgcagtaaaaaaaaaggcacaactgactccacaaaattatttttaaaagtttcccagtacattatatgttacattaaatggtgccattaaaaatgacGTTTGtaccacataaaaaaaaccctcatatgaCTATatcgaaagaaaaaaaaaaaagtcatgattctgggaaaacagggaggaaaaaacaaaaaaactaaaactggCTGCGGCGGTAAGGGGTTAACAGTTGGGACTATTCTGATATTTTAACTCCTCAACTACTGCCATACAAATAAGCCACCAGACTGCATACcaccatttaaccctttcaggacgaagcaatttttttgtttttttcgttttcgttttttactccccacctttcaagaggcataacttttctatttttatgtcaatgaagtggtgtgaaggcttattgcgagaggagttgtagtttctattggcactatttaaagtaccatataatgtactgggaaactgaaaaaaaactatttgtggggtggaactggaaaaaactgtgattcctccattttttaggggggtgttttgtttttacggctttcaccgtgtggtaaaaacgacatgttatctttattctgcagctcaatacgattacagtgatacaaaatttatatttttaatgttttactacttttacaaagaaaaaactgattgttagaaaaatattagttttatgtcgccatattctgagagccacaacttttttgttgattgagcagtgtgaggtctTATTAAttgtgggaggagctgtagtgttaactggtaccattttttatacatacaactttttgatcactttttattacagcgattctggtgttttcattttttttacggcgttcaccgtgtgatttaaataatattatattgtataagttcagacttttacggacgtggtgataccaattttttttattgttttattttttacattactttagagggaaaatgggaaaaggttatttttttaactttcaatattTTTTGATTACTTGTACACTACTAAatctttgtttaactttttttgcactttttattagtccctctagtccTGGTTCAAGTCCTTCTAGGGGAGTTGAACCACTGATcatcagtatattgttattttcaaAGGCTTCCgttagaggcagggcttaacagaggcagaaacaaggcagacctggggggcttcattaggcccccgggcttccatgacaaccattggcagccCACGATCATGTTGCAGAGGGGCGacgggctgtcggagggggccgccccctattTCTAACGGCTtggatgctgcgatcgctattgaccgcagcatttaagtggttagacGGCCAGGAAGAGAGCGATCTCTTTTCCTGGACATTAGTGCAAGGTGTCAGctgcaatatacagctgacacccacagcatatggagtgggctcagcacgtgagcccgcttcatacttcaactcccgcaccaggacgtgcatttacgtCCAAGTGCGTGAAGGGGTAAAAGGAGCTTCTAAATAGGAATCTGCCTGATAATTGGTTTAAATAGTATTTTTACATTGAAAATAACTTTAAAACCATGTAACTTGGTAATGCGATGAtggcacaggtgcatggctcgttacagttacagtacaatcatcagagctgtgtcttgtaacgagctgaccacctgtgtgtccatcacatgaacagGACATATTTTTATCCCCTGAAAGAAAACAATGAAGAGCCCAATTAAAtgaagatcttgaaaaccatgaggaactgatacagaaaatatattgaaaaattgtatacctttttattatatatagtaacatagtttatgaaaaaaaaaaagaaacaaattcaTTTAGTTCAAACTATTATCCTGTAATCTTGATCCAGAGGACGGCAAATACTATTATGAGGCAAAAGACAGTTTTCCTCATCTtaggtgaaattttttttttcacaactcCAACATGGCATACCGAATAAACCTCTGGACCAATAAACCGTCTACAGCAATCTAGTAGCCATAACTTGTAATACTATTACACTCCAGTCTCcattctcactgctcttacagtagagaatcaccttctatgtttgtgtagaaaccttctttcctctagacataaAGAATGCCCCTTGTTACAGTATGATGATTAACCTTTATTTTCTGAAAATGTAATACCTCTTTAAATTTAGCATAATATAAGTATAACTGTATATGTTGAAGGAGAGTATATAAACCTGGCTTTAACAAGATCTAATGGGAGCCTGATTATCAGATAGTCTGGATTATTGGATGTTCAGAGTAAAGCATATAAAATGTACTTGTAAGAGTAAAAACCCTTCAGGATTCTGGTGGAATTAAGAGTGATACTTCAGTACAAGTGCCAGCATATCAGAATTTCTGGATTATTAGCTGTCAGATTAAAAGAGTTTCgctgtatatacatacaaatcAAACTGCATAACCCATCATTCAAATTAACCATTGCGTTTCTGCAACACTTTTAAAGACTCCAGCAGAAGAAGAATTTAGGACAATTAGATTGCATTACTTATTCTAGTATTTGtaccagtagtaataataataataatacatggaTCCCAAGATAGTGGTGCTCCTAAAACAAGCAAAATGAAACAGGGTTATCTTTTTTTAGGAATAGAGGTGCACTGGTGCCTCAACTTGTGTACAGATATAAAGCTTTACATCAGAGGTGTACATTGCTTATGCTATTTCTATAGTGGAGGATAATAGGGTAAAGCAACTGATACACAGAAGATTAGTATAGTTCATGCAATTTGCTCTCAGATCATGTATCCTGCATAATGAACAATTGCTTTCCCAAATGACATTTCAAAGACTGGCATTAAAATGAAAATACAAGTGGCAGCAGCAGAAACATTTTCTAATTACTGAGCTAAGAATAAGGTGACAAAGATCCTATTTGTTAAGCACACTTGTCCTCTTTTATTGACAGACCAAGTACATTTCTGTAACTGTTTCATTAGTTTGGTGCTGCTCAAAGAGTTCAGTAACTGCACACAAATCACAGAATGCAAGCCCCCAATATATGGGATTCTATAGAACTAAAGTGCAAGGGAGAGTGTGAGAATCCCCTTAGTAGTCGCAGATCCTCTCCACTTAACTCTTATAGCAGAGAAATCCTTGAGGTCTTAATGCATGGAAAGCTGTCAATGAAAGGGATCAAAGTGCTGCATACCTTGCCAACCAAGCCCTCTCCAGGACGACCTCACACCGTGTTCTTACAGTACATTGGCTCTCCTTAGGTCTCAGAAAACCAGATGAGACTTTGTCTTGTGTGGAGTCCCTCAGAGACTGTCATGTGATAATGAAGAGGCAGCAGCAGGGGTCTCAGCATCTCTGTGATCAGTACAAAACCAGAGCTCCTTCTTCTCCTACTCATCTGCTTCCCCAGGCAGAGCCTCACCACCTTCCTTCTGTATCCAGTAGGAGCACATTGAGAAGGATGACACCCTGTATGACTGGATGCTGCTCAAGCTTGCTGATGACAGTCATTTAGCATCTTCTACTTGGTGAACTCTGCTCCTGATTCATGTCTGGAAGTCACATTGTATCTGAAGTGTGAAGAGTCTAATCCTCAAAGCTTCCCGACTACAGCGAACTTCTGCATCCTGTTTTTTCTTGAAAGGATTGCGAAGACAACTTGACCTGGACTTTATTGATAGCTCCTCTGAGCTAATATATGTTTTAAGTCTATCACATTAAGCTTTTTGCCTGTAATGTGAGACATTGTACCAAGTCAACCAGCAAGAGTAATTGTAACTGCTGAAGCCACAAGCATGCCTCGACCAGGGAAGAACTCGTACAGTGACCAGAAGCCACCTTACTCTTATATTTCTTTGACTGCCATGGCCATCCAGAGCTCCACTGAGAAAATGCTACCTCTAAGTGACATATATAAGTTCATCATGGACAGGTTCCCATACTACAGAGAAAACACCCAGAGGTGGCAGAATTCTCTGAGACACAACCTGTCCTTCAACGACTGTTTTATCAAGATCCCAAGAAGACCTGACCAGCCAGGAAAGGGGAGCTTCTGGGCTCTGCACCCAGACTGCGGAGACATGTTTGAAAATGGAAGCTTCCTAAGGAGGAGAAAGAGGTTTAAGGTGCACAGAGCAGAACATTTAGCTTCTAAAAATCACCAGATGATCCATTATTTCCATCACCAACCCAACCAAACTAAATTAGGTCTTCCAACTTCTGATGGCCCTGCGGTAGCTGGAATTGGAAGACTCCCCCACTTCCAGCCATATAACCAGTCCACCGGATTTAAGCACCCTTTTGCAATAGAGAACATTATTGGCAGAGATTATAAGGGGGTGATGACTTCTGGTCTTCCATTAGCTTCCATGATGCATCACTTGGGATATCCTGTACCCAGTCAACTTAGCAACATGGTCAGCTCCATGTGGCCACATGTTGGCATGATGGACCCTATGACAAGCATGGCAGTGTCACAAGAGTATGGACATTTTGGAGTACCCATGAAAACAATATGCCATGCTCCTACTCAGACAATTCCAGCTGTGCCTGTGCCAATTAAGCCAACAGCGTCGCTTCCACCGGTATCTGCTATCCAAAGCCTGACTGTAAATCCTTCTATTATGTGCCCCCCAACAGCTACACAGGCGGCTGTAGCAACCTCACTCCTGGATCAGTCACCGGGCAATCATTCAGACTGCAAGACTGGTATGCTGCACTCTGTACTGGTCCACTCATAGACTTCCCCTCATGACCAGGGATGCACTGCAACTCTAAAGGGGagtaaataatttattatataattatgttatttatgggttgttgtttttgttgtttCAATGTATAGATTACCACACAGTGCATCTCAGCTAATAGTCCCAGCATTTCAATAACTCTTATGTAATATATATAACTCAATGTGTTATTTCCATAACGGATCAAAATATCTTAGTTGAGAGAATTGTCGGTGTGCACAAACTAGAGTAAGGTTCCTAAAATAAGTACATGACTATATGTTCCATGGGAGAGTAAGTACTTTATTGTACAATGTAGATGTATAGGTGCAGTAATGTAGATACTACAGTATGTCATGTCGCTTATTTTATTGATGCATTGTATACTTGTCTGAATGAAACATCCTTACTATCTGTCCTGATGGGTTATTAAATGCAACTTCAAAGCTACATTGTATATCGTTTTATTTCTATGTGTAAATATCAGTCTATTACCACATTGCTTGTACCATTCCTCTTACAGAGTGTGAATTGTAAGGACTACATGTTTTACAACGACCTGTTGATTGTGAGTGATTTCCCTTCACTTGACTTGGAAAAACGCTACAATTTATTGAGCTGAACATCCTCAATAAAATGTCACTGATGTACAATAGTTTAGATAATTGTGGCCACAAGAAAAAggttgtatttaaaaaaatattgtattaatGGAAGGAAATAagggaaaagaaagaaagagggaaagagagagagagagagagagagagagagagagagagagagagagagagagagagagagagagagggggaagaaAGACgacagattagatagatagatagatagatagatagatagatagatagatagatagatagatagatagatagatagatagatagatagatagatagatagatagatagatagatagatagatagaaaaggagagagatagatagatagatgatagatagatagatagatagatagatagatagatagatagatagatagatagatagatagatagatagatagatagatagatagatagatagatagatagatagatagatactcaaTTTGCTGCTTGATAGAAGTGGTAAAATAAGACATAAATAGACAAGACAGATTCATACATCGACAGATGGTTGTGTCTGGTTTTTCCTATTAATTGACCAGTAGTTCAGTACACTTAATATCATCCAGTATAAGAAATAGTGATGTTggtttttaattttctcattACAGTAAGCAATGATGTGTTGCACGTAGAATGCCAGCAGCCGAAATCTTCCTATGGATGGATGGGCTTTGTTCCGAGAAGTTGGCCCTGGAAATTATGTTTATTGTGCTCAATTCAAAccataaaaaagttatactttCCTAAGATCAacgaaatatatgtatatatatatatatacatctatatgtctatctgtctatctatctatctatctatctatctatctatctatctatatatatatatatatatatatatatatatatatatatatatatatataaaaaaatatatgtgtata
Proteins encoded in this window:
- the FOXB2 gene encoding forkhead box protein B2 yields the protein MPRPGKNSYSDQKPPYSYISLTAMAIQSSTEKMLPLSDIYKFIMDRFPYYRENTQRWQNSLRHNLSFNDCFIKIPRRPDQPGKGSFWALHPDCGDMFENGSFLRRRKRFKVHRAEHLASKNHQMIHYFHHQPNQTKLGLPTSDGPAVAGIGRLPHFQPYNQSTGFKHPFAIENIIGRDYKGVMTSGLPLASMMHHLGYPVPSQLSNMVSSMWPHVGMMDPMTSMAVSQEYGHFGVPMKTICHAPTQTIPAVPVPIKPTASLPPVSAIQSLTVNPSIMCPPTATQAAVATSLLDQSPGNHSDCKTGMLHSVLVHS